The following proteins are encoded in a genomic region of Ferviditalea candida:
- a CDS encoding S-layer homology domain-containing protein translates to MKTKMLQALQKTVILMMVMLLAFSGAAMAEDAGAQTNSSTTAASRAKFSDIPAGYWAEKYVKKLALLGVVSGSNGMFKPKDNISREEAAIMAVGLMGLKAEAEGKTDAVLKLIVSSWAKKYVITAIDHKILNLQEELAGSDLLSPWGKAKATREWVAKLAVRAIGKETDAASLQGQHTDFTDDAAISDNARGYINEAVKLDIIKGKPDGSFDPKGNITRAEMAVMFGNAERYLGRRSAQIVSGTVAEIGSQTIKIQQTDGTAATLNLTADTAYYKQDSNLRIFSSDVKQYYQVTVVQENGNADYVEVTNDQIQYETIKGTLVSVSLSDRNLIMQVNGETKVFQIVPNVAVKDQEGNGMSLSALQENSQISVMKSALDANGSVVQIAVEKVPVVAQVQGKVVSFDTAARTVTVKDDAGGTSAAYVIPDNVPLKFGDQTLSDLSGLHIGDQVVLHLTDGAVDQFELVSSDFIKLEGAVDIIDPSGQSVYIINQDHTRSGYGVAKNAQVFIQGLADATLTDLQKGDSVTLEVNKSTNEVLNITVQNRQVDTGLSYTVIEYGSASKQVVLKDRDNNFVVFDMNDKTKIEMYGSEVSLDAFSTTFKNKKVDITYTGKRLIAIRMSNSYTGTISKLDASAKTVTIETDNYGSLTFGYMVSSGVQIFGNSNASLADLQLGDLVKVLLDGNQEKVLLFERSDKKIFKVTGTSAYNLSVQNESGIQYELYAGANVNVTNADDFPMNLSNIKIGDYIAASFEGQTLTKVQPAKVTRGIVKNVGTNGTLTMFEYGGSDKTLVLRGGIKVVMEASVSTSLTSLQVNNRAEVITSPNAVTLIKIIPGIQKSFFKYDAQNNVIMFKKATLSEQYQFNLTANAYIHQGDQTLNPSSLVNNDSLMIYMIDGKIAEVDKVNP, encoded by the coding sequence TTGAAGACAAAGATGCTCCAGGCTCTGCAAAAAACGGTTATATTGATGATGGTCATGCTGCTGGCGTTTTCCGGCGCGGCGATGGCCGAGGATGCGGGCGCGCAAACGAATTCTTCGACTACGGCGGCTAGCCGCGCCAAATTCTCGGACATCCCCGCCGGATATTGGGCGGAGAAATATGTGAAAAAATTGGCGCTGCTCGGCGTGGTCAGCGGCAGTAACGGGATGTTCAAGCCGAAGGACAACATTTCCCGCGAGGAAGCCGCCATCATGGCTGTCGGACTGATGGGCTTGAAGGCGGAAGCAGAAGGCAAGACAGATGCCGTGCTTAAACTGATAGTTTCCAGCTGGGCAAAAAAATACGTCATCACCGCCATCGACCACAAAATTTTGAATTTGCAGGAAGAGCTCGCCGGCAGCGACCTGCTTTCGCCGTGGGGCAAAGCAAAGGCGACCCGGGAATGGGTGGCGAAGCTGGCTGTGAGGGCGATCGGCAAGGAAACGGATGCAGCAAGCCTGCAGGGCCAGCATACGGACTTCACCGACGATGCGGCGATTTCCGATAATGCCAGGGGCTACATCAATGAAGCGGTGAAGCTGGACATTATCAAGGGGAAACCGGACGGCAGCTTTGACCCCAAAGGCAATATCACCCGCGCTGAAATGGCGGTCATGTTCGGCAATGCCGAACGGTACTTGGGCCGGCGCTCAGCACAAATCGTCAGCGGAACCGTGGCGGAAATCGGCTCGCAAACAATCAAAATCCAGCAAACCGACGGAACGGCCGCCACGCTTAATCTGACCGCCGATACGGCTTACTACAAGCAAGACAGCAATCTGCGGATTTTTTCCTCCGACGTCAAGCAATACTACCAGGTTACAGTCGTTCAGGAAAACGGCAATGCCGATTATGTAGAGGTGACCAACGATCAGATCCAATATGAAACGATCAAAGGCACTTTGGTCAGCGTTTCCTTGAGCGACCGGAATTTGATCATGCAGGTCAACGGCGAAACGAAAGTCTTCCAAATCGTGCCGAATGTCGCCGTTAAAGATCAGGAGGGAAATGGCATGAGTCTTTCCGCATTGCAGGAAAACAGCCAAATTTCCGTTATGAAGAGCGCGCTTGATGCCAACGGCAGTGTTGTGCAAATTGCGGTGGAAAAAGTGCCTGTGGTCGCTCAGGTCCAGGGCAAGGTGGTATCCTTTGATACGGCGGCCCGTACGGTAACGGTCAAGGACGATGCCGGCGGAACCTCCGCTGCATACGTCATTCCCGATAATGTGCCGCTGAAATTCGGCGATCAAACCTTGTCAGACTTATCCGGACTCCATATCGGCGATCAGGTTGTCCTGCATTTGACCGACGGGGCGGTCGACCAGTTCGAGCTGGTGTCCTCCGATTTCATCAAATTGGAAGGCGCCGTCGATATTATCGATCCCAGCGGACAAAGCGTATATATCATCAATCAGGATCATACACGGTCCGGCTACGGCGTTGCCAAAAATGCGCAAGTCTTCATTCAAGGACTTGCCGACGCCACGCTGACCGATTTGCAGAAAGGCGATTCCGTTACGCTGGAGGTCAACAAGAGCACCAATGAGGTGCTGAACATCACCGTTCAGAACCGTCAGGTCGATACCGGACTGAGCTATACCGTCATAGAGTACGGCTCGGCCAGCAAGCAGGTCGTCCTGAAGGATAGAGACAACAATTTCGTGGTTTTTGACATGAATGACAAAACGAAGATTGAGATGTACGGAAGCGAAGTCAGTCTCGATGCTTTCAGCACAACCTTCAAGAACAAAAAGGTCGATATTACGTATACCGGTAAACGCCTTATCGCCATCAGGATGAGCAATTCCTATACCGGCACAATTTCCAAGCTGGATGCGAGCGCCAAAACGGTCACCATTGAAACGGATAATTACGGCAGCTTGACCTTTGGGTACATGGTTTCCTCGGGTGTACAGATTTTCGGAAATTCGAATGCTTCATTGGCGGATCTTCAGCTTGGGGATCTTGTCAAGGTACTGCTCGACGGAAATCAGGAAAAAGTGCTCTTGTTCGAACGCTCGGACAAGAAGATTTTCAAGGTTACCGGGACTTCCGCATACAATCTCTCCGTACAGAACGAATCGGGCATCCAATACGAGCTCTACGCGGGGGCAAACGTGAATGTGACAAATGCGGATGATTTTCCGATGAACCTTTCCAATATCAAAATCGGTGATTATATCGCGGCTTCCTTTGAAGGGCAAACTCTGACAAAGGTGCAGCCCGCGAAAGTGACCCGGGGAATCGTGAAAAATGTTGGCACGAACGGGACACTGACTATGTTCGAATACGGAGGCTCCGACAAGACGCTCGTGCTGCGGGGCGGGATCAAGGTTGTTATGGAGGCTTCCGTATCGACGAGCTTGACTTCTTTGCAAGTCAATAACCGTGCGGAGGTCATCACGTCTCCGAATGCGGTAACGTTGATCAAGATCATTCCGGGCATTCAGAAGAGCTTTTTCAAATACGACGCCCAAAACAATGTCATCATGTTCAAAAAAGCGACGTTATCCGAGCAATACCAGTTTAATTTGACTGCCAATGCATACATTCATCAAGGAGATCAAACGTTGAATCCGTCATCGCTTGTCAATAACGATTCCCTGATGATCTATATGATTGACGGAAAAATCGCGGAGGTTGACAAAGTCAATCCGTAA
- a CDS encoding YwbE family protein produces the protein MNESGQVRNNIRPGLQVDIVLKQDQPTGKLTRGIVKDILTNSPRHPHGIKVRLTNGQVGRVKAIIALESNFDA, from the coding sequence ATGAATGAGAGCGGGCAAGTGCGTAACAATATTCGACCCGGTCTTCAGGTTGATATCGTTCTAAAGCAGGACCAACCCACAGGAAAGCTGACCCGCGGAATCGTCAAGGATATCCTCACGAACTCGCCCCGGCATCCCCATGGAATCAAAGTACGCTTGACGAACGGTCAGGTGGGGCGTGTAAAAGCCATTATTGCGCTTGAATCGAATTTTGATGCATGA
- a CDS encoding ABC transporter ATP-binding protein translates to MDSKPAVVLSVRDVRKKIGRKWIIKGVSFDIREGEVFGFLGPNGSGKTTTIRMLVGLIRPTDGSISVCGKDVQQEHNAALLQIGSIVENPDMYGFMTGWENLEHFAAMMPNITEQRLHEVVRIVGLKNRIHDKVKTYSLGMKQRLGIAQALLGKPKLLILDEPTNGLDPQGIKELRDFVRLLADQGMSLFISSHLLSEIQMLCDRVAIISRGQVIAVGGVDELLQQSKGRVLWQVDQFETAIRLLTETPEIETLREDQAGDLSEVSQAPGSRLIVAQMPIELIPEMNRKLVKAGVGVFSVQVKNPSLEGLFLSLTEGESID, encoded by the coding sequence ATGGACTCGAAGCCGGCAGTCGTTTTGTCCGTACGGGATGTCCGCAAAAAAATCGGACGCAAATGGATCATCAAAGGGGTTTCATTCGATATCCGCGAAGGCGAAGTATTCGGGTTCCTCGGACCGAACGGTTCCGGGAAAACCACGACGATCCGCATGCTTGTCGGGCTGATTAGGCCGACGGACGGGAGCATTTCCGTTTGCGGCAAGGATGTTCAGCAGGAACATAATGCAGCCCTGCTTCAGATCGGTTCGATCGTGGAGAACCCGGATATGTACGGCTTTATGACGGGTTGGGAGAATCTTGAGCATTTTGCCGCAATGATGCCGAACATCACCGAGCAGCGTCTGCACGAGGTGGTGCGAATCGTCGGCTTGAAAAACCGGATTCATGACAAGGTCAAAACCTACTCGCTCGGCATGAAGCAGCGGTTGGGCATCGCCCAGGCCCTGCTGGGGAAACCGAAGCTGCTGATCCTCGATGAGCCGACGAACGGTTTGGATCCGCAGGGAATCAAGGAGCTTCGGGACTTTGTGCGGCTGCTCGCGGATCAGGGAATGAGCTTGTTCATCTCCAGCCATCTGTTAAGCGAGATTCAAATGCTGTGCGACCGGGTGGCGATCATCAGCCGCGGCCAGGTGATTGCGGTCGGCGGGGTGGATGAGCTTCTGCAGCAATCGAAAGGGCGGGTGCTGTGGCAGGTTGATCAATTCGAAACGGCAATTCGGCTGCTTACCGAGACGCCGGAGATCGAAACGCTCAGGGAGGATCAGGCGGGGGATCTGTCGGAAGTGTCCCAGGCACCCGGTTCCCGGTTGATCGTTGCACAAATGCCCATCGAACTGATCCCCGAAATGAACCGAAAACTGGTGAAAGCCGGTGTCGGCGTTTTTTCGGTGCAGGTCAAAAATCCATCGCTCGAGGGACTGTTCTTAAGCTTGACGGAGGGTGAATCTATTGATTAG
- a CDS encoding NAD/NADP transhydrogenase alpha subunit produces the protein MKCISVYTKNFEVFSDLYEKIIDMELAENEEKEIEGVTISESGEVPDNYIARMKQKPGVVVMKVRDRDITILQHGEVFEIFIPEKEFVVH, from the coding sequence ATGAAGTGCATTTCGGTCTATACGAAAAACTTTGAGGTGTTCTCGGACCTCTACGAAAAAATCATCGACATGGAGCTTGCGGAGAACGAGGAGAAGGAAATCGAAGGTGTAACGATCAGTGAATCGGGCGAAGTTCCCGACAACTACATAGCAAGAATGAAGCAGAAGCCCGGAGTCGTCGTAATGAAGGTGAGGGACCGGGATATCACGATTTTACAGCACGGTGAAGTGTTTGAAATATTTATACCTGAAAAAGAATTTGTGGTACACTAG
- a CDS encoding dynamin family protein, whose protein sequence is MTISAEYRSRELVVEALESLRREMVLHDDRKHSEKIAQLIGKLESRQVTVALCGHFSAGKSSLINRLCGARLLPSSPIPTSANVVAIRYGIDPQATIHRNDAAAGGSSEGYAGTVSTVAIEELERYCVDGSEVESVEIRYPAPLLENDLSLLDTPGIDSTDEAHYLATQSALHLADVVLYVMDYNHVQSEVNFAFTKLLQDWGKPLYLIVNQIDKHKERELPFSAYKQGVEQAFRDWQINPVGILYLSLKQQNHPENEWSKLLWLLEQLKLEKEQFRQISIMQSAIHLAGEYLRTLEAANDPEKTALRDIAAGKDRTSDMETLKALRESAAALEHEAEQLLSKGKKDIEGIIQNANITPAKTRDLIHAYLESRRPDFKVGFLFGKSKTAAEIDRRSEVCYLDIREQVNVHLEFHLRDSLKKLAEAYGITGEHCLAKIDALSSGVSRDWLEKQVHTGAVFTNEYTMTYSATIASEIKSASRKAAFAILEDLSREVERLSKQKAEVLEKEIKEMEGRLEAELRLEAIEREEKAYEASVLAILDILKSGAQSLQLPELEKAPMREEQAGNPKWEDGHSDSDFRDNGGKRAATGERGNLSGMEPSYAKTDPDRTGSPSPSGLTDQFSANLRSGLSRLAERLHRAADGIGDLPFMASAAGVLRDKARRIESNAFTVALFGAFSAGKSSFANALMGAHALPVSPNPTTAAINKLVPPADDWPHGTAKIKIKSKELMLEDIFHSLGAIGMEPDSAIGEPELLRLIGSLEPERVPAKGRPHYAFLKAVERGWKDTEGRWGEAFRADLDLFRKYAAEEAKSCFVEWIELHYSCPLTEQGIILVDTPGADSINARHTGVAFNYIKNADAILFVTYYNHAFSQADREFLLQLGRVKDSFQMDKMFFIVNASDLASSPEELESVVRHVESNLLQYGIRNPKIYPLSSMLSLEGKTGGNKKLVQDSGILQFETDFIRFAFEDLAGLAAVSANNELDRTIRLMESWLERSQKSAADKKREAEGLKEAYAGIAARLGRPEAEREEQKLAQEMEELLYYVKQRIFFRFGEFYNLAFNPASLNDDSDKKTRLRAAWHELIQLVSYDLSQEILATTLRIEQFLNGMTERWYDSVSREISRAISGYPARIYEAAAFETPQVGDRLDGAEMDEKHILGIYKNAKSFFEGTGKQKLKEALEGQVLEQVNRFVEQQTAVLRSAYLNQYREHISRLTRQIGSSVKDHVEGLLSALETNSDVSGMQRKLDNLKRLADEE, encoded by the coding sequence ATGACGATTTCTGCAGAATATCGGAGCAGGGAACTGGTTGTGGAAGCGCTTGAAAGCTTGCGGCGGGAAATGGTCTTGCATGACGACCGGAAGCATTCGGAAAAAATTGCACAGCTGATTGGGAAGTTGGAATCACGGCAGGTGACGGTAGCCTTGTGCGGGCATTTTTCCGCTGGCAAATCCAGCTTGATCAACCGGCTGTGCGGTGCCCGGTTGCTGCCTTCCAGTCCGATTCCGACCAGTGCGAATGTTGTGGCGATCCGTTACGGGATTGATCCGCAAGCGACGATCCATAGGAATGATGCAGCAGCAGGAGGTTCATCCGAGGGATACGCCGGAACAGTATCGACCGTTGCGATTGAGGAATTGGAGCGCTATTGCGTGGACGGCAGTGAGGTGGAATCGGTGGAAATCCGTTATCCCGCGCCGCTTTTGGAGAACGATCTGAGCCTGTTGGATACGCCCGGCATCGACTCGACCGACGAAGCGCATTATTTGGCGACGCAGTCGGCGCTTCATCTGGCCGATGTCGTTCTGTATGTAATGGATTACAACCATGTCCAATCTGAAGTCAATTTCGCTTTTACGAAGCTCCTGCAGGATTGGGGAAAGCCGTTGTATTTGATCGTCAATCAAATTGACAAACATAAAGAACGGGAGCTTCCGTTCAGCGCATATAAACAGGGAGTCGAGCAGGCCTTTCGCGATTGGCAAATCAATCCCGTCGGTATCCTGTATCTGTCGTTGAAGCAGCAGAACCATCCGGAGAATGAATGGAGCAAATTGCTGTGGCTTTTGGAGCAATTGAAACTGGAGAAGGAGCAATTCCGCCAGATCAGCATCATGCAATCGGCGATCCATCTCGCAGGGGAATATCTGCGGACGTTGGAGGCTGCCAACGATCCTGAAAAAACGGCACTACGGGACATTGCCGCCGGGAAAGACCGGACATCCGACATGGAGACGCTCAAGGCTTTGAGAGAGAGTGCGGCGGCACTCGAGCATGAAGCGGAACAATTACTTTCCAAAGGCAAAAAAGACATCGAAGGCATTATCCAAAATGCAAATATCACGCCGGCCAAAACGCGGGATCTGATTCACGCCTATCTGGAAAGCCGCCGTCCCGACTTTAAAGTCGGATTCTTGTTCGGCAAATCGAAAACCGCGGCTGAAATCGACAGAAGGTCGGAGGTCTGTTATCTGGATATCCGGGAGCAGGTGAACGTGCATCTGGAATTTCATCTCCGGGATTCGCTCAAAAAGCTTGCGGAGGCTTATGGGATTACGGGTGAACATTGCCTGGCAAAGATCGATGCCCTGAGCAGCGGGGTATCCCGGGATTGGCTGGAAAAGCAGGTTCACACCGGCGCCGTTTTTACCAATGAGTATACGATGACTTATTCCGCAACCATTGCCTCGGAGATCAAATCGGCCAGCCGCAAAGCGGCATTCGCCATACTGGAGGATCTCTCGCGCGAAGTTGAGCGGTTGTCGAAACAAAAAGCGGAAGTGCTGGAAAAAGAAATCAAGGAAATGGAAGGCCGGCTGGAAGCGGAGCTTCGTCTGGAAGCGATCGAACGCGAAGAGAAGGCTTACGAAGCCTCGGTATTGGCTATTCTCGATATACTGAAATCCGGGGCGCAATCGCTTCAGCTTCCGGAATTGGAGAAAGCCCCGATGAGAGAGGAACAAGCCGGAAATCCGAAATGGGAGGATGGGCATTCGGATTCCGATTTTCGGGATAACGGGGGAAAACGTGCGGCCACAGGGGAACGGGGGAATCTATCCGGGATGGAGCCGTCGTATGCAAAGACAGACCCGGACCGAACCGGATCACCTTCCCCGTCAGGGCTGACCGATCAATTCAGCGCCAATCTCAGGTCGGGGTTGTCCCGTTTGGCCGAACGGCTGCATCGCGCTGCCGACGGGATCGGCGATCTGCCGTTTATGGCATCCGCAGCGGGAGTGCTGCGGGATAAAGCCCGCCGAATTGAGAGCAACGCTTTTACAGTAGCGCTTTTCGGAGCCTTCAGCGCAGGCAAATCCTCGTTCGCGAATGCGCTGATGGGCGCGCACGCGCTGCCGGTTTCGCCGAATCCGACTACCGCGGCGATCAACAAGCTGGTACCGCCTGCAGACGATTGGCCTCACGGTACGGCCAAAATCAAAATCAAATCGAAGGAACTGATGCTGGAGGATATTTTTCATTCGCTGGGGGCCATCGGAATGGAACCGGACAGCGCAATCGGCGAACCGGAGCTGCTCAGGCTGATCGGGTCGCTGGAGCCGGAGCGCGTTCCTGCCAAGGGCAGGCCCCATTACGCATTCCTGAAAGCGGTGGAACGCGGTTGGAAGGATACGGAAGGCCGTTGGGGCGAAGCCTTTCGGGCGGATCTTGACCTGTTCCGGAAGTATGCGGCGGAAGAGGCCAAGTCGTGTTTTGTGGAATGGATTGAGCTTCATTATTCCTGCCCGCTGACGGAGCAGGGCATCATTCTTGTCGATACGCCGGGCGCCGATTCGATTAATGCGAGGCATACCGGAGTCGCCTTCAACTACATCAAAAACGCCGATGCGATCTTGTTCGTGACTTATTACAATCATGCTTTTTCTCAGGCGGACCGGGAATTCCTGCTGCAATTGGGCAGAGTCAAAGACAGCTTTCAAATGGACAAAATGTTTTTCATTGTCAACGCCTCAGATCTCGCCTCCTCCCCGGAAGAGCTCGAATCGGTCGTTCGGCATGTCGAATCCAACCTTTTGCAGTACGGAATCCGCAATCCGAAAATCTATCCGTTGTCCAGCATGCTTTCATTGGAAGGGAAAACCGGCGGGAACAAAAAGCTTGTTCAGGATTCGGGGATTTTGCAGTTCGAGACGGATTTTATCCGCTTTGCTTTTGAAGACCTTGCCGGCTTGGCTGCTGTCTCGGCGAACAATGAGCTGGATCGGACGATCCGGCTGATGGAATCCTGGCTGGAGCGATCGCAAAAGTCGGCGGCGGACAAGAAACGGGAAGCGGAAGGCTTGAAGGAGGCTTATGCGGGCATCGCGGCCAGATTAGGCAGGCCGGAGGCGGAGCGGGAGGAACAGAAGCTGGCGCAGGAGATGGAGGAACTGCTTTATTATGTGAAGCAGCGAATTTTCTTCCGCTTCGGCGAGTTTTATAATTTGGCTTTCAACCCCGCCTCATTGAATGACGACAGCGACAAAAAGACTCGGCTCCGCGCGGCTTGGCACGAGTTGATCCAGTTGGTGTCCTACGATTTGTCGCAGGAAATTCTGGCGACCACCTTGCGCATAGAACAATTTTTAAACGGGATGACCGAGCGTTGGTACGACAGCGTCAGCCGGGAAATTTCCCGAGCGATTTCAGGGTACCCCGCAAGAATTTATGAGGCGGCCGCTTTCGAAACCCCGCAAGTCGGGGACCGCTTGGATGGAGCGGAAATGGACGAGAAGCACATTTTGGGCATCTACAAAAATGCGAAATCCTTTTTTGAAGGGACCGGCAAGCAAAAGCTCAAAGAGGCGCTGGAAGGCCAGGTACTTGAGCAGGTCAATCGGTTTGTCGAACAGCAGACCGCCGTACTGCGTTCCGCTTACCTGAATCAATACCGGGAGCACATCAGCCGTTTGACCCGGCAAATCGGAAGCTCCGTCAAAGATCATGTGGAAGGATTGCTGAGCGCACTGGAAACGAATTCGGATGTATCCGGAATGCAGCGGAAGCTTGACAACCTGAAACGTTTGGCTGATGAAGAATGA
- a CDS encoding GDSL-type esterase/lipase family protein, whose amino-acid sequence MRSTRLLWRSAWIAAVAATVLLLSGFVYAVRDLMNPSPSTAVPPPKATAPAADPVKQNKIQIVALGDSLTKGMGDVSGNGYVQDVKRLLAKDTGKSAYVISNLGVNGYRSDQLLADLNTKPFLTDLLKRANLILLTIGGNDLFNYAWQEFNLTTNINPEALLQRLPPNVKRLDSILTKLAKVNPDARIVYVGLYNPFIDTDKTGKSSDVIQRWNYEASLIADRYPNVTVVPTFDLFEKNPAKYLYTDHFHPNQEGYLRIAERIVQALK is encoded by the coding sequence ATGCGTTCGACGCGTTTGTTGTGGAGAAGTGCGTGGATCGCCGCGGTCGCGGCGACTGTCTTATTGTTGTCGGGGTTTGTGTATGCGGTTCGTGATCTCATGAATCCGTCCCCGTCGACGGCTGTTCCTCCCCCGAAAGCGACGGCTCCAGCCGCTGATCCGGTGAAACAGAACAAAATTCAAATTGTCGCCTTGGGAGACTCGTTGACCAAAGGCATGGGGGATGTCTCAGGCAACGGCTATGTCCAGGATGTTAAGCGGCTTTTGGCGAAGGATACCGGCAAGTCGGCATATGTAATCAGCAACCTGGGTGTTAACGGATACCGTTCGGACCAGCTGCTGGCTGATTTAAACACGAAACCGTTTCTGACCGACTTGCTGAAGCGGGCTAACCTCATCCTGCTGACCATTGGTGGCAACGATCTGTTCAATTACGCCTGGCAGGAATTTAATCTAACGACGAATATCAACCCTGAGGCGCTGCTGCAAAGACTTCCGCCAAATGTGAAACGGCTTGACTCGATTCTGACCAAATTAGCCAAGGTCAATCCGGATGCGCGCATCGTCTACGTCGGTTTGTATAACCCCTTCATCGATACCGATAAAACGGGCAAAAGCTCCGATGTTATCCAAAGATGGAATTACGAAGCGTCCCTGATCGCCGACCGCTATCCGAATGTGACGGTGGTGCCGACGTTTGATTTGTTTGAGAAGAATCCCGCGAAATATCTGTATACGGATCATTTTCATCCGAATCAGGAAGGCTATTTGAGAATTGCGGAACGCATCGTGCAGGCGCTTAAGTAG
- a CDS encoding ABC transporter permease: protein MISLYPLVKNETLKILRKKRFLVIILILAILIPVFTYARMTMAEAQRKQFGTTDWRVMVQQQIYDYTNRLGSARVPEEWKAWMRVQVQRLQYYLDHDVDPSSPNGVTFASGFMDNAVSLFIPLLVLAVASDLVSGERSAGTIKMLLTRPVSRWKILTSKLIALLLFTSLIVFSSAIMAYLISGVVFGYGGWDMPAFTGFQINGTQLNEANVHAVPQWQYLIMQSGLVWFSALVVACLSLMVSILVRSTAASIVIMMAAIIAGSILTNMAQSWQTAKYLFMVNLQLTDYLSGTLPPIPGMSLTFSLAVLSVWALASLIVSYGVFVRQDIL, encoded by the coding sequence TTGATTAGCTTGTATCCGCTCGTAAAAAACGAAACCTTGAAAATATTAAGAAAAAAACGGTTTCTCGTGATCATCCTGATCCTGGCGATTTTGATCCCGGTGTTTACCTATGCCAGAATGACCATGGCGGAGGCGCAGCGCAAGCAGTTCGGAACAACCGATTGGCGCGTCATGGTCCAGCAGCAGATTTATGATTATACGAACCGCTTGGGCAGCGCAAGGGTTCCCGAGGAATGGAAAGCGTGGATGAGGGTTCAGGTGCAGAGGCTGCAGTATTACTTGGATCATGACGTCGACCCGTCATCGCCGAACGGGGTGACGTTCGCCTCCGGCTTCATGGACAATGCCGTCTCCTTGTTCATTCCGCTGCTTGTGCTGGCGGTCGCGTCGGACCTTGTTTCGGGAGAACGCTCGGCCGGTACGATCAAAATGCTGTTGACCCGTCCCGTGAGCCGATGGAAAATACTCACCTCCAAGCTGATTGCCTTGCTTTTGTTCACCTCGCTGATCGTGTTTTCCTCGGCAATCATGGCTTATCTGATTTCAGGGGTGGTGTTCGGCTACGGGGGGTGGGATATGCCGGCATTTACCGGCTTTCAGATCAACGGCACGCAGTTGAACGAAGCGAACGTGCACGCGGTGCCCCAGTGGCAGTATTTGATCATGCAGAGCGGGCTGGTCTGGTTCTCCGCGCTGGTTGTCGCCTGCCTCTCGTTGATGGTGTCGATACTGGTGCGCAGCACGGCGGCAAGCATTGTGATCATGATGGCGGCCATTATCGCCGGCTCGATTTTGACCAACATGGCGCAATCCTGGCAAACCGCCAAGTATTTGTTCATGGTGAATCTGCAGCTGACCGATTATTTGTCCGGCACGTTGCCTCCGATTCCCGGAATGAGCCTGACTTTTTCACTGGCGGTGCTGTCGGTTTGGGCATTGGCTTCGCTTATTGTTTCCTATGGGGTTTTCGTGAGGCAGGATATTTTGTAG
- the nth gene encoding endonuclease III — MNRKQVRHILDTIGDMFPEARCELTHSNPFELTIAVLLSAQCTDETVNKVTASLFQKYRSPEDYIEVPLSELEQDIRRIGLYRNKAKNIQSLCRILLEQYGGEVPAEHAKLVELPGVGRKTANVVVSNAFDVPAIAVDTHVERVSKRLGMAARKDSVLEVEKKLMKLVPEDEWTLTHHRLIFFGRYHCKAQNPRCEACPLLEVCREGKKRMKPVKNRDDKGKSSKTTTS; from the coding sequence ATGAATCGGAAGCAAGTTCGTCATATTCTCGACACGATCGGGGATATGTTTCCCGAAGCCCGCTGCGAATTAACGCATTCCAATCCGTTTGAACTGACGATAGCCGTTCTGTTGTCTGCGCAGTGTACCGATGAAACGGTAAACAAGGTGACAGCCTCGTTATTTCAAAAATACCGGTCGCCTGAAGATTATATTGAGGTGCCGTTGTCCGAGCTTGAGCAGGATATCCGGCGCATCGGCCTATACCGGAACAAAGCGAAAAATATCCAAAGCTTGTGCCGAATTTTGCTCGAGCAATATGGCGGAGAAGTTCCGGCTGAGCATGCGAAGCTTGTGGAGCTGCCCGGCGTGGGCAGAAAGACGGCCAATGTTGTCGTTTCCAATGCCTTTGATGTCCCTGCGATCGCCGTCGATACGCATGTGGAACGGGTCTCCAAGCGTCTCGGTATGGCTGCCCGGAAAGACTCCGTGCTGGAAGTGGAGAAAAAATTGATGAAGCTGGTTCCCGAGGATGAATGGACCTTGACGCATCATCGCCTGATTTTTTTCGGGAGATACCACTGCAAAGCCCAAAATCCGAGGTGTGAAGCCTGCCCGCTGCTTGAGGTATGCCGAGAGGGAAAGAAGAGAATGAAACCTGTCAAAAACAGGGATGATAAAGGAAAAAGCAGCAAGACCACTACATCATGA